Genomic segment of Pseudalkalibacillus hwajinpoensis:
TTAACGAAACACTGCGTTGGGTAAATGGTGAAAATTCGAGGAATTTCTACAATCCTCGCTGATGTAGATAGAATACCACAGAATATATGAAAGAAACAACACATTTCTCATATTTTCTTTACAAACGTCTCTCATCACGGCAGATCTAATAGAATTTCACTCTTCATAATCCGTTTGACGTCCTGATGACGATCACCCTATAATCAGAATGACAGACAGAAAGGAGAAATCATATGGAACCATTCTCAACACCATTTTTCGAAGAAAATTTTCGCCAATACATACAAAAGAATCGTGATGTATTTTCAAAATTAGAAGCAATGAATAGCTATTATCGTTCAGTTGTTTCGTCAATGATCTATGACAACCTTAACAAAAACTCAGAAATAGTTCGTCGCATTCGCAACCTTGATTCAGCTTACAAAACGATTAAACAAGAAAATACAGACGCATAAAAAAAAGCTCTCTTTACAATAAGAGAGCTTTTTTACGTTTTATTTAGGAAGATCACAAGAGTCAGCAGAACAGGCTTCTGCATTGCCACCGACTACTTCAAGCTTATTTCCTTCTCCCCAGGCCTTCTCAATGGCCTGTTCAAACATTTCTAC
This window contains:
- the yvfG gene encoding protein YvfG, with product MEPFSTPFFEENFRQYIQKNRDVFSKLEAMNSYYRSVVSSMIYDNLNKNSEIVRRIRNLDSAYKTIKQENTDA